From Zonotrichia albicollis isolate bZonAlb1 unplaced genomic scaffold, bZonAlb1.hap1 Scaffold_257, whole genome shotgun sequence, the proteins below share one genomic window:
- the LOC141727938 gene encoding olfactory receptor 14A16-like: protein MSNSSSIRHFLLLALADTRQLQLLHFCLLLGISLAALLGNGLIISAVACGHHLHTPMFFFLLNLALSDLGSICTTVPKAMHNSLWDTRDISYTGCAAQLFFFMFFISAEFSLLTVMCYDRYVSICKPLHYRTLLGSRACAHMAAAAWASGFLNALLHTANTFSLSLCQGNVLGQFFCEIPQILKLSCSHSNFLRELGLIAVSACLGFGCFVFIVFSYVQIFRAVLRIPSEQGWHKAFSTCLPHLSVVSLFVSTGTFTYLKPPSISSPSLDLALSILYSVVPPALNPLIYSLRNPELKAAVWRLMTGWYQKH, encoded by the coding sequence atgtccaacagcagctccatcaggcacttcctcctgctggcattggcagacacgcggcagctgcagctcctgcacttctgcctcttgctgggcatctccctggctgccctcctgggcaacggcctcatcatcagcgccgtagcctgcggccaccacctgcacacgcccatgttcttcttcctgctcaacctggccctcagcgacctgggctccatctgcaccactgtccccaaagccatgcacaattccctctgggacaccagggacatctcctacactggatgtgctgcacagctctttttctttatgttcttcatctcagcagagttttccctcctgactgtcatgtgctacgaccgctatgtgtccatctgcaaacccctgcactacaggaccctcctgggcagcagagcttgtgcccacatggcagcagctgcctgggccagtggctttctcaatgctctgctgcacacagccaatacattttccctgtccctgtgccagggcaatgtcctgggccagttcttctgtgaaatcccacagatcctcaagctctcctgctcacactccaacttcctcagggaacttgggctcattgctgtcagtgcctgtttaggttttggttgttttgtgttcattgttttctcctatgtgcagatcttcagggctgtgctgaggatcccctctgagcagggatggcacaaagccttttccacctgcctccctcacttGTCCGTTGTCTCTCTGTTTGTCAGTACTGGCACATTTACCTActtgaagcccccctccatctcctccccatccctggatctggccctatcaattctgtactcagtggtgccaccagccctgaaccccctcatctacagcctgaggaacccggagctcaaggctgcagtgtggagactgatgactggatggtatcagaaacattaa